From the genome of Terriglobales bacterium, one region includes:
- a CDS encoding tetratricopeptide repeat protein: protein MPGYTRHQLKQDKFAEAAAETLHWTVVHRKTIVTASGIAGVVLAAVLGGWLYLRHQDGKASEELGAAVRTLTAPLGAPDPNAPGIQTFPTAKERAQAAQKKFREIAEKYRFTKTAEIAHYLAGVTAGELGDVATAEQELAKVAGSRNKDLAPLAKLAMAAMYHGQGRDADAIKIYKELIDHPTPAVPKTLVQLELAALYEESQPAEAVRLYQQIKIEDPNGPAGQIASSRLELVMQP, encoded by the coding sequence GTGCCCGGGTACACACGACATCAACTGAAGCAAGACAAGTTTGCCGAAGCGGCGGCGGAGACGCTGCACTGGACGGTGGTGCATCGCAAGACCATCGTCACCGCCTCGGGCATTGCCGGCGTGGTTCTGGCCGCGGTGCTGGGAGGCTGGCTCTACCTGCGCCACCAGGACGGCAAGGCCTCGGAAGAACTGGGCGCGGCGGTGCGCACGCTTACGGCCCCGCTGGGCGCTCCTGATCCCAACGCGCCCGGCATCCAGACTTTCCCGACGGCCAAAGAGCGGGCGCAGGCGGCGCAGAAGAAGTTCCGCGAGATCGCGGAGAAATACCGTTTCACCAAGACGGCCGAGATCGCGCACTACCTGGCGGGGGTGACGGCGGGGGAGCTGGGCGACGTGGCCACGGCGGAGCAGGAGCTGGCCAAGGTGGCGGGCTCGCGCAACAAGGACCTGGCGCCGCTGGCGAAGCTGGCGATGGCGGCCATGTATCACGGCCAGGGCCGCGACGCCGACGCCATCAAAATCTACAAGGAACTCATCGACCATCCGACGCCGGCCGTGCCCAAGACCCTGGTGCAGCTCGAGCTGGCGGCCCTCTACGAGGAGAGCCAGCCAGCGGAAGCGGTGCGGCTCTACCAGCAGATCAAGATTGAGGACCCGAACGGGCCGGCGGGGCAGATTGCGTCTTCGCGGTTGGAATTGGTGATGCAGCCGTAG
- a CDS encoding anion transporter: protein MVLATPALPSLSHSSAEVLSDARILAAWAIFFASYTVFALGKFPGMKIDRPGAAIIGAVLMVALRIVPSEDALRFIDFPTLVLLFSMMLIVAYLQVAGFFDWITELVVTRLEPHHLLPTIIFTSGVLSAFFVNDIICLVMVPFALTASRRMGVKPIPYLLAVATASNIGSVASITGNPQNMLIGSFSGISYRDFLAHLGPVALIGLFLDWAILHRVALRHGLRDPEVTAIPVAHIETARLRKPATVILTVMIGFLAGVPPAIMAAVGAAVMLITRTRYPREVYQKVDWGLLVFFVGLFLIVGGAERSGLVDRLLSFTRGWNLEHPAPFTVVAAVLSNLVSNVPAVMLMKSLVPGFANPHTGWLVLAMASTLAGNLTITGSVANIIMVERAKPEVEISFRDYFEVGLPITVLTLLVGWAWLTLVG from the coding sequence ATGGTGCTCGCCACGCCGGCGCTCCCTTCGCTCTCGCATTCTTCGGCGGAGGTGCTGAGCGACGCCCGCATCCTGGCCGCCTGGGCCATCTTCTTTGCCAGCTACACGGTGTTCGCGCTGGGCAAGTTCCCGGGGATGAAGATCGACCGCCCGGGTGCGGCCATCATCGGCGCGGTGCTGATGGTGGCGCTGCGCATCGTGCCCTCCGAGGATGCCCTGCGCTTCATCGATTTCCCCACCCTGGTGCTGCTGTTTTCCATGATGCTCATCGTCGCCTACCTGCAGGTGGCCGGCTTCTTCGACTGGATCACGGAGCTGGTGGTGACGCGCCTCGAGCCGCACCATCTGCTGCCCACCATCATCTTCACCAGCGGGGTGCTCTCGGCGTTCTTCGTGAACGACATCATCTGCCTGGTGATGGTGCCCTTCGCGCTCACGGCCAGCCGCCGCATGGGAGTAAAGCCCATACCGTACCTGCTGGCGGTCGCGACGGCGTCGAATATCGGCAGCGTGGCCTCCATCACCGGCAACCCGCAGAACATGCTGATCGGGTCCTTTTCCGGCATCTCCTATCGCGATTTCCTTGCGCACCTCGGGCCGGTGGCCCTGATCGGCCTGTTTCTGGACTGGGCCATCCTGCACCGCGTGGCGCTGCGCCACGGCTTGCGCGACCCCGAGGTGACGGCGATTCCCGTCGCGCACATCGAGACCGCCCGCCTGCGCAAGCCGGCCACCGTCATCCTGACGGTGATGATCGGCTTTCTCGCCGGCGTGCCGCCCGCCATCATGGCCGCCGTGGGAGCTGCCGTCATGCTCATCACTCGCACACGCTATCCGCGCGAGGTCTATCAGAAGGTGGACTGGGGCCTGCTGGTGTTTTTCGTCGGACTGTTCCTGATCGTGGGCGGCGCCGAGCGTTCCGGTCTGGTGGACCGGCTGCTTTCGTTCACGCGCGGTTGGAACCTGGAGCATCCCGCGCCTTTCACTGTGGTGGCCGCGGTGCTCTCCAACCTGGTCAGCAATGTACCCGCGGTCATGCTGATGAAATCCCTGGTGCCCGGCTTCGCCAATCCACACACCGGCTGGCTGGTTCTGGCCATGGCCTCGACCCTGGCCGGCAACCTCACCATCACCGGCTCAGTGGCCAACATCATCATGGTGGAACGCGCCAAGCCGGAGGTCGAAATCAGCTTCCGCGACTACTTCGAGGTCGGCCTGCCCATCACGGTGCTGACCTTGTTGGTGGGCTGGGCCTGGCTTACGCTGGTGGGCTAG
- a CDS encoding ABC transporter permease: protein MNRVLALVERDLRKFIRSPALMMVAMVFPLIQLIVLGNAFGGKVVGARVAVVDEDGGPQAVKIREAFDSVRATAKTFTPVYYSDERQAVEDVRNGKVEAAVIIPPQYSRRVYEQNRPRVALVVDNTDNFMSGAVSEKLQELVAALNQPEVESRLVGRITLELVELYPYMEYMKYLLPGSITLAMFVSVMIGGGILYIDDKARGVHEGYLVTPISKLELVFGFNLAGAVKAIIAGVVLTILGSLLAGVGTAFRPATMFWLLVLIASTSFAFISMMFCFMARVEDPLVPRATFGILNTLLFFPSGAIYPIHSFPGWLKAIAWIDPFTYAVHGFKSVLLKEAGFAAIWGDLAFLIVFTLIMTTGAVLLFKRTL, encoded by the coding sequence ATGAACCGCGTCCTGGCCCTGGTGGAGCGCGACCTGCGCAAGTTCATCCGTTCGCCCGCGCTCATGATGGTGGCCATGGTGTTCCCGCTCATCCAGCTCATCGTGCTGGGGAACGCATTCGGCGGAAAGGTAGTGGGCGCCCGGGTGGCGGTGGTAGACGAGGACGGCGGACCGCAGGCGGTGAAGATCCGCGAGGCCTTCGATTCGGTCCGCGCCACCGCGAAAACCTTCACCCCTGTCTATTACAGCGACGAGCGGCAGGCGGTGGAGGACGTGCGCAACGGCAAGGTGGAAGCTGCGGTCATCATTCCACCTCAATATTCCCGCCGCGTGTACGAGCAGAACCGTCCGCGGGTGGCGCTGGTGGTGGACAACACCGATAACTTCATGTCCGGCGCGGTCTCGGAGAAGCTGCAGGAGCTGGTCGCGGCGCTGAACCAGCCCGAGGTCGAGTCGCGCCTGGTGGGCCGCATCACGCTGGAACTGGTCGAACTCTATCCGTACATGGAATACATGAAATATCTGCTGCCGGGCTCCATCACGCTGGCCATGTTCGTGAGCGTGATGATCGGCGGCGGCATCCTCTATATCGACGACAAGGCCCGCGGTGTGCACGAGGGCTACCTGGTCACCCCCATCTCCAAGCTCGAACTGGTGTTCGGCTTCAACCTGGCGGGGGCGGTGAAGGCCATCATTGCGGGCGTGGTGCTCACCATCCTGGGCTCGCTGCTGGCGGGCGTGGGCACCGCCTTCCGGCCTGCGACCATGTTCTGGCTGCTGGTCCTGATCGCATCCACTTCGTTCGCCTTCATTTCCATGATGTTCTGCTTCATGGCCCGGGTGGAGGATCCGCTGGTACCGCGCGCCACCTTCGGCATTCTGAACACGCTGCTGTTCTTTCCCTCGGGCGCCATCTACCCCATCCATTCATTCCCGGGATGGCTGAAGGCCATCGCCTGGATCGACCCGTTCACCTACGCCGTGCATGGCTTCAAATCCGTGCTGCTGAAGGAGGCCGGCTTCGCGGCCATCTGGGGAGACCTGGCCTTCCTGATCGTTTTCACTCTCATCATGACCACGGGAGCCGTGCTGCTGTTCAAGAGAACGCTGTGA
- a CDS encoding ATP-binding cassette domain-containing protein — protein sequence MNTFVKPRNGKPNGQAQRTPAIEVENIVKKFGDFAAVDGVTFSVGQGEIFGLLGPNGAGKSTLIRMMTTLLPITSGTARVGGYDVRKNANQARRLIGVIPQASTSDIDLTVEENLSIYAKLYGVPAEERRRSIDELLELVDLTKWRHHAAKNLSGGMRRRLEIARGLVHRPKIFFLDEPTTGLDPVSRVAVWEMITRIKEEQQLTVLLTTHYMDEADRLCDRIAIVDHGKLVALDTPQGLKESVPGSDVIEVQFSHVPAGFEQRLEKLGKVHSVHHEGGGFFRIHSDEGSLTTTELVSVALAEGVEVKSLSVQHTTLDDVFVHYTGRQLRDEAVKAYAYTGAIFR from the coding sequence ATGAACACCTTCGTCAAACCGCGCAACGGCAAGCCCAATGGCCAGGCCCAGCGGACGCCCGCCATCGAGGTGGAAAACATCGTCAAGAAGTTCGGCGACTTCGCCGCCGTGGATGGCGTGACGTTCTCCGTGGGCCAGGGAGAGATTTTTGGTCTGCTGGGCCCGAATGGGGCCGGGAAATCCACCCTGATCCGCATGATGACCACGCTGCTGCCTATCACCTCCGGCACGGCGCGGGTGGGCGGGTACGACGTTCGCAAGAACGCCAACCAGGCGCGGCGCCTCATCGGCGTCATCCCGCAGGCCTCCACCAGCGACATCGACCTCACAGTGGAAGAAAATCTGAGCATCTACGCCAAGCTCTACGGCGTGCCCGCCGAGGAGCGCCGGCGTTCGATCGACGAGCTGCTGGAACTGGTGGACCTCACCAAGTGGCGCCACCATGCCGCTAAGAATCTTTCCGGCGGCATGCGGCGGCGGCTGGAGATCGCGCGCGGCCTGGTCCATCGCCCCAAGATCTTCTTCCTCGACGAGCCCACCACCGGCCTCGACCCGGTTTCACGTGTAGCTGTCTGGGAGATGATCACCCGCATCAAGGAAGAGCAGCAGCTCACGGTGCTGCTCACCACCCACTACATGGACGAAGCCGACCGGCTGTGCGACCGCATCGCCATCGTGGATCACGGCAAGCTGGTCGCACTGGATACGCCGCAAGGTCTGAAGGAGAGCGTACCCGGCTCCGACGTCATCGAGGTGCAGTTCAGCCACGTGCCGGCCGGCTTCGAGCAGCGCCTGGAAAAGCTGGGCAAGGTGCACTCGGTGCATCATGAGGGCGGCGGCTTCTTCCGCATCCATTCCGACGAAGGCTCGCTGACCACGACCGAACTGGTGAGCGTGGCCCTGGCCGAGGGCGTGGAGGTGAAATCGCTTTCCGTGCAGCACACCACGCTCGACGACGTCTTCGTCCATTACACCGGCCGCCAGCTGCGCGACGAGGCCGTGAAGGCCTACGCCTACACGGGAGCCATCTTCCGGTGA
- the fabD gene encoding ACP S-malonyltransferase — protein sequence MNRRIAFLFPGQGSQQAGMGKDLAERYPVARRTFAEADDALGYALSTLCWEGPEEKLRMTEVTQPAILTVSVAALRVLAEKGVRPALVAGHSLGEYSAHVAAGTFSFADAVRTVRNRGRYMQEAVPAGKGAMAAVLGMPLAALQQVCEEAAHGEVVSPANINSPEQIVISGEKGAVERAAELARQRGAKRAVMLPVSAPFHCALMQPAQDRLAADLRALHFSTPAVPVVNNVDAALTTSSEAARDTLIRQVTGTVRWVGCIEALRGAGAELYVEVGPGKVLTGLLRQIDRALACVNVEDEASLGKALEKLPSA from the coding sequence TTGAACCGGCGCATCGCCTTCCTCTTCCCCGGCCAGGGCTCGCAGCAGGCAGGCATGGGCAAAGACCTGGCCGAACGATATCCCGTGGCTCGACGCACGTTCGCGGAGGCCGACGACGCCCTGGGCTACGCGCTCTCCACGCTCTGCTGGGAGGGTCCGGAGGAAAAGCTGCGCATGACGGAGGTCACGCAGCCGGCCATCCTTACCGTCTCGGTTGCGGCGCTTCGCGTGCTGGCCGAGAAGGGCGTGCGCCCGGCGCTGGTCGCCGGGCACAGCCTGGGGGAGTACTCGGCGCACGTCGCCGCCGGGACGTTCTCCTTCGCGGACGCGGTGCGCACGGTGCGCAATCGCGGCCGCTACATGCAGGAGGCCGTGCCCGCCGGCAAGGGCGCTATGGCGGCCGTTCTGGGGATGCCGCTTGCGGCGCTGCAACAGGTCTGCGAGGAGGCCGCGCACGGCGAAGTCGTCTCGCCGGCCAACATCAACTCCCCGGAGCAGATTGTGATCTCCGGGGAAAAAGGTGCGGTGGAGCGCGCGGCCGAACTGGCCAGGCAACGCGGCGCCAAGCGCGCGGTCATGCTGCCCGTCTCCGCTCCCTTCCATTGTGCGCTCATGCAGCCGGCCCAGGACCGCCTGGCCGCTGACCTGAGGGCGCTGCACTTTTCTACCCCCGCCGTTCCAGTGGTGAACAACGTGGACGCCGCACTGACAACTTCGTCGGAAGCTGCGCGCGACACGCTCATCCGCCAGGTCACCGGGACCGTGCGTTGGGTGGGATGTATCGAGGCGCTGCGCGGCGCGGGCGCAGAACTCTACGTGGAAGTCGGTCCCGGCAAGGTGCTCACCGGCCTGCTGCGCCAGATCGATCGGGCGCTCGCGTGCGTCAACGTCGAGGACGAAGCGTCGCTGGGGAAGGCTCTGGAAAAACTTCCGTCGGCCTGA
- a CDS encoding TetR/AcrR family transcriptional regulator, whose amino-acid sequence MAPRSQPAARRLSRPGPRGDSEQTRAAILKAALEEFAQEGLAGARIDHIARAARVNKALLYYYFRDKEALYGATLEHVFSGLADRLRGVLEQDLPPREKIIALAGAHFDYIAASPIYPRVVQRELMRAGRSGSPHIQRIYQRYLAPLKDRLVGLFAEGMARGDFRPVHPLHFFFSMVAMNVFYFSSLPMLRLLLDGDPLAPERVAARRAAVLDFVAAALFTAPRAEQPSATDGKDES is encoded by the coding sequence ATGGCGCCTCGCAGCCAACCCGCGGCTCGCCGCCTCTCTCGCCCCGGCCCCCGCGGCGATTCCGAGCAGACCCGCGCCGCCATCCTGAAGGCCGCCTTAGAGGAGTTTGCTCAGGAAGGTCTGGCCGGGGCCCGCATCGACCACATTGCCCGCGCCGCCCGCGTCAACAAGGCCCTGCTTTACTACTACTTTCGGGACAAGGAAGCTTTGTACGGCGCCACCCTGGAGCACGTCTTCTCCGGTTTGGCGGACCGGCTGCGCGGCGTCCTGGAGCAGGACCTGCCGCCGCGCGAGAAGATCATCGCCCTGGCGGGAGCGCATTTCGATTACATTGCAGCCTCGCCCATCTATCCGCGCGTCGTACAGCGCGAGCTGATGCGCGCCGGGCGCAGCGGCTCGCCCCACATCCAGCGCATCTACCAGCGCTACCTCGCGCCGCTCAAAGACCGGCTCGTGGGATTGTTCGCCGAGGGCATGGCGCGGGGCGACTTCCGGCCCGTCCATCCCCTGCATTTCTTTTTCTCCATGGTGGCGATGAACGTCTTCTATTTCAGCAGCCTGCCGATGCTCCGCCTGCTGCTGGACGGAGACCCGCTGGCGCCGGAGCGGGTAGCGGCGCGCCGCGCGGCCGTGCTCGATTTTGTGGCGGCGGCGCTCTTCACCGCTCCGCGCGCAGAGCAGCCATCAGCCACCGACGGGAAGGACGAGTCATGA
- a CDS encoding efflux RND transporter periplasmic adaptor subunit, giving the protein MSTFKKFAIAMGALLAAAIVYYVVTAERSRDLVLIGTVDSNQVVVSARISGRIEKLPVDEGTPVKAGDLIAQLDTAELEAQLRAFEAGTASMRSQVSASKAREELASGETSSAVRAAQAQVDAARAQLAEARADFERVRLDNERIVALANAGVASEQDRDRSVQALKAAQARMAALEDQVRAAQAELNAAQARTHEAHAATSTVHATRAQAEQAAARAQETRTRLGYTRVTAPLDGTVSVRVAREGEVVSAGQPIVTIVDLNDTWVRAGLPETQATRIGIGDSLQVRLPSGETVEGRVIFKSAESDFATQRDVSRSKRDIKTVVLKVRVDNSRKTLVPGMTAEVLIPMDKLPGHTLARP; this is encoded by the coding sequence ATGAGCACGTTCAAGAAATTCGCCATCGCTATGGGCGCTCTGCTTGCCGCCGCCATCGTCTACTACGTCGTTACTGCGGAGCGTTCCCGAGACCTGGTCCTGATCGGCACTGTGGACTCCAACCAGGTCGTAGTGAGCGCGCGCATCAGCGGTCGCATCGAAAAGCTGCCCGTGGACGAAGGCACGCCGGTCAAGGCCGGCGATTTGATCGCACAGCTCGACACGGCGGAACTGGAAGCGCAGCTCCGCGCCTTCGAGGCCGGCACGGCCAGCATGCGCTCGCAGGTCTCCGCTTCGAAGGCACGCGAAGAGCTGGCTTCAGGCGAGACTTCCAGCGCCGTGCGCGCGGCACAGGCGCAAGTCGATGCGGCCCGGGCGCAACTGGCGGAAGCCCGCGCCGATTTCGAGCGCGTCCGTCTGGACAACGAACGCATCGTGGCTCTGGCAAACGCCGGCGTGGCCTCGGAGCAGGATCGCGATCGTTCCGTGCAGGCGCTGAAAGCGGCGCAGGCGAGGATGGCGGCGCTCGAGGACCAGGTGCGTGCCGCCCAGGCTGAGCTGAACGCCGCCCAGGCCCGCACCCACGAGGCCCACGCCGCGACCTCCACCGTCCATGCCACCCGCGCGCAGGCGGAGCAGGCTGCAGCCCGGGCCCAGGAAACGCGCACGCGCCTGGGCTACACGCGGGTGACCGCGCCCCTCGACGGGACGGTTTCCGTGCGGGTGGCTCGGGAAGGCGAAGTCGTCAGCGCCGGCCAGCCCATTGTGACCATCGTGGACCTGAACGACACCTGGGTGCGCGCCGGCCTCCCGGAGACGCAGGCCACGCGCATCGGCATCGGCGACTCGCTCCAGGTCCGGCTGCCCTCGGGCGAGACGGTCGAGGGCCGGGTCATTTTCAAGTCGGCGGAGAGCGACTTCGCCACCCAGCGCGACGTCAGCCGCTCCAAGCGTGACATCAAGACCGTGGTGCTGAAGGTCCGCGTCGACAACTCCCGCAAGACACTGGTGCCCGGCATGACCGCCGAGGTGCTGATTCCCATGGACAAGCTGCCCGGCCACACCCTGGCCCGCCCATGA
- a CDS encoding prepilin-type N-terminal cleavage/methylation domain-containing protein, with protein sequence MRKEHGFSLIELLIVVAIILIIAAIAIPNLLRSRISANEASAVASIRGINTAQTTYSINYPSIGYADTLTKLSLPPPGTPVSPNAAGLLDWVLGCAAQPCRKSGYDFEIINVSGTPAYTYDVTGRPAAPGQTGVRGFCSNQLTVITFDPSGGTTCTATIQ encoded by the coding sequence ATGCGAAAAGAACACGGGTTTTCGTTGATTGAGCTGCTGATCGTGGTAGCCATCATTCTGATTATCGCGGCCATCGCCATCCCCAACCTGCTGCGCTCGCGTATTTCCGCCAACGAAGCTTCGGCGGTGGCCTCCATTCGGGGCATCAACACGGCGCAGACCACCTACTCCATCAATTACCCGTCCATCGGCTATGCCGATACGCTGACCAAGCTGTCGCTCCCCCCACCGGGCACACCGGTGAGCCCGAACGCCGCCGGGCTGCTGGACTGGGTGCTGGGCTGCGCCGCGCAGCCCTGCCGCAAGAGCGGCTACGACTTCGAGATCATCAACGTGAGCGGAACCCCGGCCTACACCTACGACGTGACCGGCCGGCCGGCGGCGCCGGGCCAGACCGGAGTGCGCGGCTTCTGCTCCAACCAGTTGACGGTCATCACCTTCGACCCCAGCGGCGGCACGACCTGCACCGCCACCATTCAGTAG
- the plsX gene encoding phosphate acyltransferase PlsX — MPTVIAVDAMGSDRAPKPEVEGAILAVREYDVRVLLVGQEERLRAELSLHPAAGRMPIEVVHASEVISMDEKAWKAVRGKRDTSMRVGLRLVRDGKAAGFVTAGNTGAAMALAKVVLGALPGVDRPALAGAFPTEKGHAALLLDVGANVDSKPHNLAQFAIMGEIYARVIFGVRRPRVGLLSIGEEEVKGNELTRETLPLLKQLPLHFVGNVEGRDLFRGTVDVMVCDGFTGNVALKISEGVGQMVRSMLRESLESTIASKVGYLLSRRAFEDFRRRLDHAEYGGAPLLGVKGACIITHGSSNNNAIKNAIRVAAEFVSGGVNARIEREIAAMAGKAAVTH, encoded by the coding sequence ATGCCGACGGTCATAGCCGTAGATGCGATGGGCTCGGACCGGGCGCCCAAGCCGGAAGTGGAAGGCGCCATCCTTGCCGTGCGCGAATATGACGTGCGTGTGCTGCTGGTAGGCCAGGAAGAGCGCCTGCGCGCCGAACTCTCTCTGCACCCGGCGGCGGGACGAATGCCCATCGAGGTGGTGCATGCCTCCGAGGTCATCTCCATGGACGAGAAGGCCTGGAAGGCGGTGCGCGGCAAGCGCGATACCTCCATGCGCGTAGGATTGCGCCTGGTGCGTGACGGCAAGGCCGCCGGCTTCGTCACCGCCGGCAACACCGGCGCCGCCATGGCACTGGCCAAGGTGGTGCTGGGCGCGCTGCCGGGCGTGGATCGTCCCGCCCTGGCGGGTGCATTCCCCACCGAGAAAGGCCACGCCGCGCTGCTGCTCGACGTGGGCGCCAACGTCGATTCCAAGCCCCACAACCTGGCCCAGTTCGCCATCATGGGCGAGATCTACGCGCGGGTGATCTTCGGCGTGCGCCGGCCCCGCGTCGGCTTGCTCTCCATCGGCGAAGAAGAAGTCAAGGGCAACGAGCTCACGCGCGAAACGCTGCCTCTGCTCAAGCAGCTTCCGCTGCACTTTGTGGGCAACGTCGAAGGACGTGACCTGTTCCGCGGCACGGTGGACGTCATGGTCTGCGACGGCTTCACCGGCAACGTGGCGCTGAAGATCTCCGAGGGCGTAGGACAGATGGTGCGCAGCATGCTGCGCGAGTCGCTGGAGTCCACGATTGCGTCGAAGGTCGGTTACCTGCTCTCGCGCCGCGCCTTCGAGGACTTCCGCCGGCGGCTCGACCACGCCGAGTACGGCGGCGCGCCCCTGCTGGGCGTGAAAGGCGCCTGCATCATCACCCACGGCTCGTCCAACAACAACGCCATCAAGAACGCCATCCGCGTGGCGGCGGAGTTCGTCAGCGGCGGCGTCAATGCTCGCATCGAACGCGAGATCGCGGCGATGGCGGGCAAGGCCGCGGTGACACATTGA
- a CDS encoding aldo/keto reductase has product MLPGYATLDGTARYRDRFPNLRDAAHFRRADAVPGAGELWVSSLGLGTYLGEPDAATDRRYTESAEHALGSGINLLDTAINYRHQRSERNLGAALARLVAEERLQRDEVVVCTKAGYLPFDAEMPADPRAYFVREYLDRGVFRVSDIAGGMHCMAPTYLADQLERSRRNLGLATLDVFYLHNPETQLSAVDRSTFRQRLKDAFTMLEDAVRAGSIRYYGCATWNAFRLPPAEHGSMSLAETVAIAREVAGDAHHFRFVQMPFNLAMIEAWAFRNQRDGERSLSLLELAQQLGVAVVGSASLHQGQLTAGLPASLVQSLGATEDTHAALQFARSAPGLLTALIGMSAPEHVAANLQVAIHPPLSAETWKSLFREEAE; this is encoded by the coding sequence GTGCTCCCCGGCTACGCTACCCTGGATGGAACCGCCCGCTATCGCGACCGTTTCCCGAACCTGAGAGACGCCGCGCATTTCCGCCGTGCGGATGCGGTTCCCGGAGCCGGAGAACTCTGGGTCTCCTCCCTCGGCCTCGGCACCTACCTGGGCGAGCCCGATGCCGCCACCGACCGCCGTTACACGGAATCCGCCGAGCACGCTCTGGGCTCCGGCATCAACCTGCTGGATACCGCCATCAACTACCGCCACCAGCGTTCGGAGCGCAATCTGGGCGCGGCGCTGGCCAGGCTGGTGGCGGAGGAGCGCCTGCAGCGCGACGAAGTCGTCGTCTGCACCAAGGCCGGCTACCTGCCTTTCGACGCCGAGATGCCTGCCGACCCGCGCGCCTACTTCGTGCGCGAATACCTGGACCGGGGCGTCTTCCGCGTCTCCGATATCGCCGGCGGCATGCACTGCATGGCGCCCACGTATCTCGCCGACCAGCTCGAACGCAGCCGCCGCAACCTCGGCCTGGCCACCCTCGACGTCTTCTACCTGCACAACCCGGAAACGCAACTCAGCGCCGTCGATCGCTCCACCTTCCGCCAGCGGCTGAAGGACGCCTTCACCATGCTCGAGGACGCCGTGCGTGCCGGCAGCATCCGCTACTACGGTTGCGCCACCTGGAACGCCTTCCGCCTGCCGCCCGCCGAGCACGGCAGCATGAGTTTGGCCGAGACGGTGGCCATCGCCCGCGAAGTCGCCGGCGACGCCCATCACTTCCGCTTCGTCCAGATGCCGTTCAACCTGGCCATGATCGAGGCCTGGGCCTTTCGCAACCAGCGCGACGGCGAGAGGTCGCTCTCCCTGCTGGAGCTGGCGCAGCAACTCGGCGTGGCCGTGGTGGGCAGCGCCTCCCTGCATCAGGGACAGCTCACCGCCGGCCTGCCGGCGTCGCTGGTTCAGAGCCTGGGCGCGACCGAAGACACCCACGCCGCCCTGCAGTTCGCGCGCTCCGCCCCCGGCCTCCTCACCGCGCTCATCGGCATGAGCGCCCCGGAGCACGTCGCCGCCAACCTGCAGGTGGCGATCCACCCGCCGCTTTCCGCCGAAACGTGGAAAAGCCTCTTCCGCGAGGAAGCCGAATAA
- the rpmF gene encoding 50S ribosomal protein L32: MANPKRRHSKSRSSKRRAHDFLHAHSLSECPNCHERKLPHRACPKCGYYKGREVLEIKGE, translated from the coding sequence ATGGCCAATCCGAAACGGCGGCATTCCAAGTCGCGCTCCAGCAAGCGGCGCGCGCACGACTTTCTGCACGCGCACTCGCTCTCCGAGTGTCCCAACTGCCACGAGCGCAAGCTGCCCCATCGCGCCTGTCCCAAGTGCGGCTATTACAAGGGCCGCGAAGTGCTCGAGATCAAAGGCGAGTAG
- a CDS encoding DUF177 domain-containing protein → MLIRIADLEVRELVFQEGFQPGAIDLGPELAQQGVLETSGRAELVEEHQGRQAPIQDIRVVGQYAARIGAHCARCLEPVEHRLQGSFDLLYRPTGSDFRAPEVSISEAETEIGYYRGEGLLLEDVLREQILLALPARSTCSDGCKGLCPRCGRNLNLERCACPEPPPDARWAALEEIRRKLE, encoded by the coding sequence ATGCTCATCCGCATTGCAGACTTGGAAGTCCGGGAACTCGTGTTTCAGGAGGGGTTCCAGCCGGGCGCCATCGATCTGGGGCCTGAACTGGCCCAGCAGGGAGTACTGGAGACCTCCGGGCGCGCGGAACTGGTGGAGGAGCACCAGGGCCGGCAGGCTCCCATCCAGGACATCCGCGTCGTGGGCCAGTACGCGGCGCGCATCGGAGCGCACTGTGCCCGCTGCCTGGAGCCGGTGGAACACCGGCTGCAAGGCAGCTTCGACCTGCTGTACCGGCCCACGGGGTCGGACTTCCGGGCTCCGGAAGTCTCCATCAGCGAAGCCGAGACCGAGATCGGCTACTACCGGGGCGAGGGCTTGCTGCTGGAAGACGTGCTGCGGGAGCAGATCCTGCTGGCGCTGCCGGCGCGCTCCACGTGCTCGGACGGCTGCAAGGGGCTGTGCCCGCGCTGCGGGCGCAACCTGAACCTGGAACGCTGCGCCTGCCCGGAGCCTCCGCCGGATGCGCGCTGGGCGGCGCTGGAGGAGATCCGGCGCAAGCTGGAGTAG